From Solibaculum mannosilyticum:
GCGGGAGACAAAATTGTCAAAAGAAAAACCTGCGGTGCGCGACTTGCTCACCGCAGGTGTGGCGGAGAAAGAGGGATTTGAACCCTCGCGCCAGTCACCCAGCCTACTCCCTTAGCAGGGGAGCCCCTTCACCACTTGGGTATTTCTCCGAATAGTAAATAAAAACAAAAACTTATTAAATTAAAAAGAATGGTGTGGCGGAGAGGAAGGGATTCGAACCCTTGGCACTTACGTGTCACTGGTTTTCAAGACCAGCTCCTTAAACCGCTCGGACACCTCTCCCTATCTCAATCACAGTGTCACATATATTACCATAAAGGAAGAAGAATGTCAATCACTTTTTTTACATTTTGAAATGATTTCCTTTTTACAGTTATGATTATGCGCAATGAATACTTTAATATGTGTATGAATTACTATAACTGATTTGTATTGGAAATAAAAGTGAAGAATATAAAGTTTTGAAAGAGAAAAACGAAATGCCCTTGACGAAACATACAGGATATGGTATAGTATTAGTACCTCTAAAGGGGTTTATTTTTTTGCCCTGGTGAGGGAGGCTAAATTTATTCCGGAGATTACGGGAGGTGCCGTCATGAGAGTCAAGATCACCCTGGCTTGCACGGAATGCAAGCAACGCAACTACAACAAGATGAAAAACAAGAAGAACGATCCCGACAGGTTGGAAATGAAAAAGTATTGTCGTTTCTGCCGCAAACACACCCTTCATAAAGAGACGAAGTAAGGGTTTGGACTGGAGGAATTATCATGCCTGAAGCAACTACTCAAGAAAAGTCCAAGTCCCGGTTCAGCTTTAAAAAGATGGGTTCTGGGATCGCTAAGTTCTTCCGCGGTTATGCCAGTGAGTTTAAGAAAATCGTATGGCCGACTCGCAAGCAGGTCATTAATCATACCTTGATTACCATTGTAATGGTAATCGCTGTTGGTATTTTTATCTGGCTGCTTGACTGGGGATTGGGCGCACTGCTGTCCTGGCTGCTTTCACTTAAAGGCTAAGGCCGGAAAGGCGTTGAGAGTACATGTCCGATTCTGCTAGATGGTATGTAGTCCATACGTTTTCCGGGTACGAAAACAAGGTAGCTACCAACCTTCGTACACTGGTGGAAAATCGTAAGCTCCATGATCTCATTCAAGAGATCCGTGTCCCGACTGAGATTGTCACAGAAATCAAGGACAATAAAAAGAGGGAAGTGGAGCATAAGCTTTTCCCCGGATACGTATTGGTCAAGATGGTCATGACCGACGATAGCTGGTATGTGGTGCGAAATACTCGCGGCTGTACTGGTTTTGTCGGACCGGATTCCAAGCCCATCCCCTTGACGGAAGAAGAAGTCTTGGCATTGGGCGTTGAGAAGAAGGAAATCGTGGTTGACTACGCA
This genomic window contains:
- the rpmG gene encoding 50S ribosomal protein L33, producing MRVKITLACTECKQRNYNKMKNKKNDPDRLEMKKYCRFCRKHTLHKETK
- the secE gene encoding preprotein translocase subunit SecE is translated as MPEATTQEKSKSRFSFKKMGSGIAKFFRGYASEFKKIVWPTRKQVINHTLITIVMVIAVGIFIWLLDWGLGALLSWLLSLKG
- the nusG gene encoding transcription termination/antitermination protein NusG, which codes for MSDSARWYVVHTFSGYENKVATNLRTLVENRKLHDLIQEIRVPTEIVTEIKDNKKREVEHKLFPGYVLVKMVMTDDSWYVVRNTRGCTGFVGPDSKPIPLTEEEVLALGVEKKEIVVDYAVGDNVRIMDGPLEGFIGIVEEINVEQNNVRVTISMFGRETPVELELDQVEPVND